The Synechocystis sp. PCC 6714 genome includes the window ATCGGGGTCATGGTCAGCTTATTTACCGCTTTGACCTGTAGCCGTACCCTGTTGTTAGTAATTGTGTTGAGTTTGCCAAAGGTGCGTCAAAATCCTAGACTGTTCTGTCCTAACCTTTCAGTACCCGCCAAGTCTTAAATTATTCTGCTAAAAGTTCTGTTCTATCTTGATCAATAATCCCCAAAAAGCATGAAATTAGACCTGTTCAAATGGGAAAAACCCACCTGGATTTTGTCTGCAATCTTGATAGTTATTAGCATTGTGGCTATGGCAATTTCCTGGGTGCAGTTCCAAGCTCCCTTCAAGCCCGGTTTAGATTTTGTTGGGGGAACCCGTTTACAACTACAACTGGAGTGTGCCACCACTAATAATTGTCCAGGGGCGATCGATGTGGCTAAGGTGCAAGATGTTCTGGGGGGAGCGGGTCTAGGCAACAGCAGTGTACAGGTGATTGAGGACTACACCCTTTCTATTCGCCAACAGACCCTGGATGTGGAACAGCGGGAAGGGGTAATCAAGGCGTTGAATGAGGGCATTGGCAAATTTGATCCAGAAACCATTCAAATTGATACTGTTGGCCCCACAGTGGGCAAAGCTTTATTCCAGTCTGGGGTTTTAGCTCTGGTGCTATCTTTGTTCGGAATTATTATTTATCTGAGTGTTCGTTTCCAGATTGACTACGCATTTTTTGCCATTGTTGCCTTGATACATGACGTGGTAGTAACCATGGGGGCTTTTGCGATTTTTGGTTTGCTGGGGGGAGTGGAAGTGGATAGCCTTTTTCTCGTCTCCCTGCTAACTATTATTGGCTTTTCTGTAAACGATACGGTGGTAATTTATGACCGCATTCGGGAGACTTTGGATCGTTATCCAGATTGGAGTATTGACCGGGCTACGGACGATGCCGTTAATCAAACTTTGACTCGTTCCATTAATACTTCTTTGACCACCTGTTTACCCCTAGTGGCGATTTTTCTCTTTGGGGGAGATTCGTTAAAGTTCTTCGCCTTAGCCCTGTTGATCGGTTTCACTTCTGGGGTTTATTCGAGTATTTTTATTGCCACAACCCTCTGGGCCTGGTGGCGTAAACGGCGATCGCCAAAGAATCCCCCCAGGGAAATGGTGGTGGAAGCTTAACTGGATCGGAATTTGAGTACTCGTTAATTAACCACATCACATCAACCACTGTTGTTGGGGCACTCCAATGGCAATGCCTTCAGATGCAAAGGCCACGT containing:
- the secF gene encoding protein translocase subunit SecF — encoded protein: MKLDLFKWEKPTWILSAILIVISIVAMAISWVQFQAPFKPGLDFVGGTRLQLQLECATTNNCPGAIDVAKVQDVLGGAGLGNSSVQVIEDYTLSIRQQTLDVEQREGVIKALNEGIGKFDPETIQIDTVGPTVGKALFQSGVLALVLSLFGIIIYLSVRFQIDYAFFAIVALIHDVVVTMGAFAIFGLLGGVEVDSLFLVSLLTIIGFSVNDTVVIYDRIRETLDRYPDWSIDRATDDAVNQTLTRSINTSLTTCLPLVAIFLFGGDSLKFFALALLIGFTSGVYSSIFIATTLWAWWRKRRSPKNPPREMVVEA